One segment of Spirochaetales bacterium DNA contains the following:
- a CDS encoding C40 family peptidase: protein MLPGDFVFFRINGKLAHIGIYVGNNEFIHSPARNQYIRIDKLEAFWADTFYGAKKLYRKESAYRANTVKEKRKRPRDDRDGKG from the coding sequence ATGCTTCCCGGTGATTTTGTTTTTTTTCGCATTAATGGGAAACTCGCCCATATCGGCATTTATGTGGGAAATAACGAGTTTATACACTCTCCGGCCAGAAACCAGTATATCAGAATCGACAAACTCGAAGCCTTCTGGGCTGATACGTTCTACGGGGCGAAAAAACTCTACAGAAAAGAATCCGCATACCGGGCGAACACTGTAAAAGAGAAGCGGAAGAGGCCCAGGGATGATAGAGACGGGAAAGGATAA
- a CDS encoding cellulase family glycosylhydrolase, producing the protein MKKAMTVLYFVAFSLCAFAQPYHGSPFIIPGTIEAEDYDLGGEGNAYHDTTEGNTTGAYRSDDVDIETNDNGYHISYIASGEWLQYSVSVSRGYYYIDLYTASAAEMGHAVQIAMDGIDVTEIISVSTNGSWTDFTVKSYGPVELTGSEQTMRIKMNGSDFNIDKLVFISTNDQPTPSPEPTATPTPTGTPAPALPALSVNGRNIVDGNGNVFVIKGIGTPDMDLLVKNGRVNPASFPDMYPKTLEEVLDLTWDWAGLNTIRLTFHANEDDWEIGSIGWDTYSNKEQFCTDVLDRSIDYVVHLGFYAIIDWHYFVGRGWGESDERNIAEFWQKVSPRWANHGNVIFEIFNEPGGGNWGSLGDSNTGDFVDFAERLTSAIRNGDWSVYGLGSTASANNLLLVGSPNYSQQLPNSGNPGAAYDEDFFVTSPNVAYVCHIYPQHGLPAWFEYTQKYRPVVLTEFGWELNGTAPTAGTTSGWGEPFRNYVTGFGNVGVVAWCWDNLYRSMMWSTGSRSENIDWELLGSSAQIDSSRIAYGGAANTYENYMGQFVKDWYGEGHATSAPVVTEPPTPTPTNPPTAPPATAPPSTNPGDVNEDNTVNIVDALLIAQYYVGLDPEAFTAQPETGDVDGDGEITIVDALLVAQYYVGIISRLPVQT; encoded by the coding sequence ATGAAAAAAGCAATGACGGTGTTGTATTTTGTCGCTTTCAGTCTCTGCGCTTTTGCACAACCGTATCACGGCAGTCCGTTTATTATTCCCGGAACGATCGAGGCGGAAGATTATGATCTCGGCGGCGAAGGGAATGCCTACCACGATACGACGGAAGGTAACACGACCGGCGCCTACCGGTCCGATGACGTGGATATCGAAACAAACGACAACGGGTATCATATTTCCTATATAGCCTCCGGTGAGTGGCTTCAGTATTCGGTTTCCGTTTCAAGGGGATACTATTATATCGACCTTTACACCGCTTCGGCGGCAGAGATGGGACACGCCGTGCAGATCGCCATGGACGGTATCGACGTCACCGAGATCATATCCGTTTCGACAAACGGTTCCTGGACCGATTTTACGGTCAAGTCCTACGGGCCCGTCGAACTTACCGGATCGGAACAGACAATGAGAATCAAAATGAACGGTTCGGATTTCAATATCGACAAACTCGTATTTATTTCAACGAACGATCAGCCCACGCCCTCGCCTGAACCGACCGCCACTCCAACCCCGACGGGCACGCCGGCCCCCGCGTTACCGGCGTTGTCCGTCAATGGCCGGAATATCGTCGACGGCAACGGCAATGTTTTTGTCATCAAGGGAATCGGTACCCCGGACATGGACCTGCTCGTAAAAAACGGCAGGGTCAACCCCGCAAGTTTTCCCGATATGTACCCCAAAACACTGGAAGAAGTACTCGACCTTACCTGGGATTGGGCGGGGCTGAATACCATCCGGCTTACTTTTCATGCCAATGAAGACGACTGGGAAATCGGCAGCATCGGATGGGATACCTATTCGAACAAGGAGCAGTTTTGTACCGACGTCCTGGACCGCTCGATCGACTACGTTGTTCATCTCGGATTTTACGCGATTATCGACTGGCATTACTTTGTCGGGCGCGGATGGGGTGAATCGGATGAACGGAACATCGCGGAGTTCTGGCAGAAAGTATCGCCGAGATGGGCGAACCACGGGAATGTGATTTTCGAGATATTCAACGAGCCCGGCGGCGGCAATTGGGGTTCCCTGGGCGATTCGAATACCGGGGATTTCGTCGATTTTGCGGAACGGCTTACATCGGCAATAAGAAACGGCGACTGGTCCGTCTACGGCCTCGGTTCGACCGCCTCGGCAAATAATCTGCTATTGGTCGGTTCTCCGAATTATTCACAGCAGCTGCCGAACTCCGGCAATCCCGGCGCCGCATACGATGAAGACTTTTTTGTCACCTCGCCGAATGTCGCCTATGTCTGCCACATTTACCCCCAGCACGGGTTGCCGGCATGGTTCGAGTACACGCAAAAATACCGGCCGGTCGTCTTGACGGAGTTCGGGTGGGAACTCAATGGTACCGCCCCCACGGCGGGAACCACCTCGGGATGGGGCGAGCCCTTCAGGAATTATGTCACAGGATTCGGGAATGTCGGGGTTGTCGCCTGGTGCTGGGACAACCTTTACCGCTCGATGATGTGGTCAACGGGCTCCCGCTCGGAAAATATCGATTGGGAACTTCTTGGATCGAGCGCACAAATCGATTCGTCCCGTATCGCCTACGGAGGGGCCGCAAACACCTACGAAAATTACATGGGACAGTTCGTCAAGGACTGGTATGGGGAAGGCCATGCCACATCGGCCCCGGTCGTCACCGAACCGCCGACACCGACACCGACGAATCCGCCGACCGCTCCGCCGGCCACGGCGCCGCCGTCGACGAATCCGGGTGATGTCAACGAAGACAACACCGTCAATATCGTCGACGCCCTCCTCATCGCGCAATATTATGTCGGTCTCGATCCGGAAGCCTTTACCGCTCAACCGGAAACGGGCGATGTCGACGGGGACGGTGAAATCACCATCGTCGACGCACTCCTCGTCGCCCAATACTATGTCGGAATAATTTCCCGGCTGCCGGTACAGACGTGA
- the ptsP gene encoding phosphoenolpyruvate--protein phosphotransferase: MIWNISQLSSLFHGTTDLRDFLSRVVKMIARHMNASVCSIYLYDEASDMIVLRATFGLADTAVGKTTLKPGEGITGAVFREMRTIRVAKGSDSPFFKYLPLTREKQSDAFLAVPLYRGIQRLGVLVVQHPSPDHFTVTDEKALNAIAAQLSATIDSAQLFLDMHSPAASASRKQEGPPPSFLKGISVSSGVARGNSVRLSNVMKWFRESESDNVDNSRYTDGKCPKSGMTAAEREKHLGDFRKALGETETQLKDLQESLQARLYDIASLIFSAHLLMLKDSSFTGEMEQKILGGAPPFEAVTEVVQHFVTLFSQSDNPKLQEKTQDVLDLGHRLLSNLCGDREGSDYGGQIVLCDTLLPSQLFKLAAQNAAGIIMFRGGLTSHVSILARSLNIPVLYIEDTRIFSIPEDTPLLLDGNQRVLYIFPSPDTEKHYRELFEAMMQAKETMHDDTGKTVTADRTPVTVLANINLLSELELIEKTSTDGVGLYRTEFPFIIRNSFPSEEEQYRVYRKVLEVMKGREVVFRTLDVGGDKLLSYYAHVSEANPFLGLRSLRFSLRNTEIFTTQLKALLRAGDGYNLKIMFPLVASLDDFCEAKKIVRECIDQLEKEKTPCSVSPETGAMIELPCAVEILESLLRETRLVSIGTNDLIQYTLGVDRTNEAISDHYISYHPAILKILNRIMAVCSRHGVTPTLCGEIASDIRILPFLVGIGIRRFSVSPKNINALKAHIRRMSVRQAKRLARRLLRLDTIREIEALLIENGKNP, from the coding sequence TTGATATGGAACATCAGTCAGCTCTCCTCTCTTTTTCACGGAACGACCGACCTCAGGGATTTCCTTTCGCGGGTGGTGAAGATGATCGCCCGCCACATGAACGCATCGGTCTGTTCGATCTACCTCTACGATGAAGCCTCCGATATGATCGTTCTTCGCGCCACATTCGGTCTGGCCGATACCGCGGTCGGAAAAACGACATTGAAACCGGGAGAGGGTATTACCGGAGCCGTTTTCAGGGAAATGAGGACGATTCGCGTGGCAAAAGGTTCGGACAGCCCTTTTTTCAAATACCTTCCCCTTACCCGGGAAAAACAATCGGACGCGTTTCTCGCGGTTCCCCTTTACCGTGGGATACAGCGGCTCGGGGTCCTCGTGGTCCAGCATCCGTCGCCGGATCATTTTACCGTCACCGACGAAAAGGCCCTGAACGCGATCGCGGCCCAGTTGTCCGCGACGATCGATTCAGCGCAACTGTTCCTCGATATGCACTCACCCGCCGCGTCCGCTTCCAGAAAACAGGAGGGGCCGCCGCCGTCCTTTCTCAAAGGCATTTCCGTGTCGTCAGGTGTCGCCCGCGGCAACTCGGTCCGATTGAGTAATGTGATGAAATGGTTTCGTGAATCGGAAAGCGATAACGTGGACAATTCCCGTTACACCGATGGTAAATGTCCGAAAAGCGGCATGACGGCGGCCGAAAGGGAAAAACATCTGGGAGATTTTCGGAAAGCCCTCGGGGAGACGGAAACACAGTTGAAAGACCTCCAGGAATCCCTCCAGGCCAGACTTTATGATATCGCCTCGCTTATTTTCAGCGCGCATCTTCTCATGCTCAAAGATTCCAGTTTCACCGGCGAGATGGAGCAAAAAATACTCGGAGGAGCGCCGCCTTTTGAGGCCGTGACCGAAGTCGTTCAGCATTTCGTCACCCTGTTTTCACAGAGTGACAATCCGAAACTCCAGGAAAAAACGCAGGATGTCCTCGATCTTGGGCACCGGCTTCTCTCGAATCTGTGCGGCGACCGTGAAGGATCCGACTACGGCGGACAGATCGTCCTCTGTGATACACTCCTGCCGTCACAACTCTTTAAACTGGCCGCCCAGAACGCGGCCGGGATTATCATGTTCAGGGGCGGGCTTACTTCCCATGTTTCCATCCTCGCCCGTTCACTCAATATTCCGGTCCTGTATATCGAGGACACCAGAATCTTCTCGATTCCCGAAGACACCCCGCTTCTTCTCGACGGCAACCAGAGGGTACTCTATATCTTTCCGTCACCGGATACCGAGAAGCATTATCGTGAATTGTTCGAGGCCATGATGCAGGCAAAGGAAACGATGCACGATGACACCGGGAAGACCGTTACGGCCGACAGGACGCCCGTCACTGTCCTTGCAAACATCAACCTGTTGAGCGAACTCGAGTTGATCGAAAAAACCAGCACCGACGGCGTGGGACTGTATCGAACCGAGTTTCCGTTTATCATCCGCAACTCGTTTCCTTCAGAGGAAGAACAGTACAGGGTTTATCGGAAGGTGCTAGAGGTGATGAAGGGGAGGGAGGTCGTCTTCAGAACCCTCGATGTGGGCGGGGACAAACTGCTTTCCTATTACGCCCATGTCAGCGAGGCGAATCCCTTTCTGGGGCTCAGGTCACTCCGGTTTTCTCTCAGGAATACCGAGATTTTTACGACCCAGCTGAAAGCGTTGCTCCGTGCAGGTGACGGGTATAACCTGAAGATCATGTTTCCACTGGTCGCTTCACTCGATGATTTTTGCGAGGCAAAAAAAATCGTTCGCGAATGTATCGATCAACTGGAAAAAGAAAAGACCCCCTGCTCGGTATCGCCGGAAACAGGGGCGATGATCGAACTCCCATGCGCCGTCGAAATTCTCGAATCGCTTTTGAGAGAAACAAGGCTGGTCAGCATCGGAACGAACGATCTCATTCAATACACACTGGGTGTGGACCGCACTAATGAAGCCATATCCGATCATTATATCTCATACCACCCCGCGATTCTCAAGATCTTGAACCGTATCATGGCCGTCTGTTCGAGGCATGGCGTTACACCCACCCTTTGCGGGGAGATCGCCTCGGATATACGGATTCTTCCTTTTCTTGTGGGGATCGGAATACGCAG
- a CDS encoding C40 family peptidase yields MMAVNNKTIHTVTYHVFIFLFISFSVYANPQNQETLRSFIVREAKTYIGVPYRWGGKSRKGIDCAGLVNCVLHTLI; encoded by the coding sequence ATGATGGCGGTAAATAACAAAACGATACATACCGTAACGTATCATGTTTTTATTTTCTTATTCATTTCTTTTTCCGTTTATGCAAATCCTCAAAACCAAGAAACCCTGCGAAGCTTTATTGTCAGGGAGGCAAAGACATATATCGGTGTACCTTACCGGTGGGGGGGAAAAAGCAGAAAAGGTATCGATTGTGCAGGGCTTGTCAATTGCGTTCTGCATACCCTTATCTGA
- a CDS encoding GNAT family N-acetyltransferase produces the protein MIKGKMINLRVMREKDIETFEALYNDIENRGDYYYMGLEPESVMRKRYKENGCWDDNFGRLLIVDKEDAILGYINFFKSVAYFSSYEIGYRLFEEKKRRKGIMTEAVKLLCGYLFSAKNVNRLEIRTHPDNIASQKVALKAGFTREGNARGAVLEKDTYIDMCQFSLTRQDFYSGDNNDRS, from the coding sequence ATGATAAAAGGAAAAATGATAAACCTGCGGGTCATGCGGGAAAAGGACATCGAGACGTTCGAAGCGCTTTACAATGACATAGAAAACAGGGGCGATTACTATTACATGGGACTCGAGCCCGAATCGGTTATGCGGAAACGGTATAAAGAAAACGGATGCTGGGACGACAATTTCGGCCGCTTGCTGATTGTCGACAAGGAAGATGCCATTCTGGGGTATATCAATTTTTTTAAAAGCGTCGCGTATTTTAGTTCATACGAGATAGGGTACCGCCTGTTCGAAGAGAAAAAACGCCGCAAAGGAATCATGACGGAAGCGGTGAAGCTTTTATGCGGCTATCTGTTCAGTGCAAAAAACGTCAACCGGCTTGAAATACGGACGCATCCGGACAATATCGCATCGCAAAAGGTGGCGCTAAAGGCCGGTTTCACCCGGGAGGGAAACGCGCGGGGAGCGGTGCTGGAAAAGGACACCTATATCGACATGTGCCAGTTTTCACTGACCAGGCAGGATTTTTATTCGGGCGATAACAACGACCGGTCGTGA
- a CDS encoding cellulase family glycosylhydrolase — MGRFKRRERLEKGFCGYRLHHPRENPNLLILVEGIGSYIDPDTPNISQKLGVTLPDWLDLTVHGTWWDGNLMGVRDNPVDPGGRQDRLVYSPHDYGPSVYNQPWFEGNFTRETMDTVWEHFWFFIYRENTAPLLIGEWGGKMDGVNTKWMGYLRDLISEYKKKPHLLVPESEHGRHLRYFCRFELGVDRFIEIQLHKTGPLAERRKVRRVRS, encoded by the coding sequence ATGGGACGATTCAAACGACGCGAACGACTGGAGAAAGGCTTCTGCGGATATCGCCTCCACCATCCTCGCGAAAATCCCAATCTCCTCATTCTCGTCGAGGGAATCGGGAGTTATATCGATCCGGATACCCCCAACATTTCCCAAAAACTTGGGGTGACCCTCCCCGACTGGTTGGACCTGACCGTGCACGGGACGTGGTGGGACGGCAATCTCATGGGTGTCCGCGATAACCCCGTCGACCCGGGCGGCCGTCAGGACAGACTCGTCTACTCCCCGCACGATTACGGTCCTTCGGTGTACAACCAGCCGTGGTTCGAAGGAAACTTTACACGGGAAACCATGGACACGGTCTGGGAACACTTCTGGTTTTTCATTTACCGGGAAAACACCGCACCCCTTTTGATCGGTGAATGGGGAGGCAAAATGGACGGCGTCAATACAAAATGGATGGGATACCTCCGTGACTTGATTTCAGAATACAAAAAAAAACCACACCTTCTGGTGCCTGAATCCGAACACGGGCGACACCTGAGGTATTTTTGCCGATTCGAGCTGGGCGTCGATCGATTCATCGAAATACAACTTCATAAAACCGGCCCTCTGGCAGAGCGGCGAAAAGTTCGTCGGGTTCGATCATGA